Within Marinibacterium anthonyi, the genomic segment TCGATCTTGCGGCTGGTCATCACGGCGGCCAGCGGCAGGCCGGCGCCCAGTGTCTTGGACAGGGTCAGGATATCGGGCACCACCCCGTCGCGCTGAAAGGCGAACATGTCGCCGGTGCGCCCCATGCCGGTCTGCGCCTCGTCGAGGATCAGCAGCATACCGCGCTCCTCGCACTTGCGCTTCAGCGCGGCAAGGTAGCCTTGGGGCAAGTCGATGATGCCGCCGGAGGACAGGATCGGTTCGGCGATGAAGGCGGCAAGGCTGCCGGTGGACTGGCTGTCGACCAGCGCAAAGGCATCGTCCAGTTCGGTCTGCCAGTCCAGGCTGCCGTCGGCATGGGTAAAGCGCGGGCGATAGGCGTGGGGCGCGGGGATGGCGATGTTGCCGATGGCGGCGGGGCCGGCGCCCTTGCGCGCCGCGCTGTAGGTCGCGGCGGCCGCCGCGCCCGTCATGCCGTGCCAGCTTCGGGAAAAGGCCACGATCTCGTGCTTGCCGGTCACCACCTTGGCCAGCCGGATCGCCGCTTCGTTCGATTCGCCGCCCGTGGACAGCAGCAGGGTCTTTTCCAGCCCCGGCACCATGCCGCCCAGCCGGGTGCACAGGTCGACCACCGGGCGCGACAGCATCCCGCTGAACAGGTGGTCCAGCCGCCCGATCTGCGCCTGCACGGTCTTCACGATCTCGGGGTGGGAATGGCCCAGAACGGCGCTCATCTGCCCCGAGGTGAAATCGAGGATGCGCTGCCCGTCTTCGGTGAAGACATAACTGCCGCTGGCACGGTCGATGATCTTGCGTTCGAACGTTGGGCCGTAGCGCATCACGTGGTCGTCCACGTTTGCCCAGAAATCGTCCGACGGCACGATGGCCTGGTCCTGTCGTGTCATGGCGGTGCTCTCCGTCCAAAGGGGGTCCGGCGGCAAGGCTAGATCCTGCGCAGGGATTAAGGAAATTGATTTTCCGCAATCCAGAAGTGAGAATGTTTCATACCCCCCAAAAGGCCGGCCCATGATCAACCTCGATATCTCGCTTCTGCGCAGTTTCCTGACCATTGCCCGCACCGGGTCGATCCGGGCCGCCGCGGACCGGGTTGGGCGCACCCAATCCGCCGTCAGCCTGCAGCTGAAGCGGCTTGAGGACATCACCGGAGAGCAGCTGTTTCACCGCACCGGGTCCGGTGTCACGCTGACGATTTCGGGCGAACGGTTCATGGTGGGCGCCGAACGCATCCTGTCGGCCCATGACGAGACGCTGGCCCAGATCCGGTCCCAGGGGCTGCGCGGTGCGATCTCCTTCGGCTGTCCCGAGGATTACCTGACCGCCTTCTTCCCCGACCTGCTGCGCCGCTATGGCCAGGACAACCCCGACGTCGAGATCGAGATCATCTGCGCCCCCACGATCGAGCTGCGCCCGATGCTTCAACAGCGGCGCATCGACCTTGCGCTGGTTTCGGTTCCGGGCACCGATCCGACGGACACGTTCATCCGGCGCGAGCCGCTGGTCTGGATCGCAAGCTCGGCCTCTCCGGATCTGCTAACCGCGCCGGTCCTGCCGCTGGCGCTGGCCGCGCCGAAGACGGTCGATCACCGGCTGGCCTGCCAGGTGCTGGATGCCGCCGCACGGCCCTATCGGATCGCCCATGCCAGCAACGGGCTGGCCGGCCTGCTGGCCATCGCGCGGTCGGGCCAGGCGATCAGCGTGGCGACCCGGGCGGCGCTGCCCGACGACTTGTACATGATCGAAGACGGCCTGCCCGCCCTGCCCGAGATCGGCATCACGCTGGCCTACGCCACCACCCGCCCCGCGCCACCGGCCCGCGATTTCGGTGACTTCATCCTGGACCATCTGCGCCGTGTCGCACCACCGGCCAACGCCGGCCCCCAGGACGGCGCGGCGTGATCCGGCCTGTCCGGGACGGTTGGCCTTACCCCCGCATCGCAGAAGGCGGCACGGGCGGGTGGCGATTGTCGCCGCGGCGGTTTCTTGTGTCGTATCTGGCCAATACCGCCGCCGCATCGCGCCGCGATCTGCGTCCGATAATGTATCTGTTTCCCGTGGGAACCGCTTGGCCGCATCAGCGCGAATGCTCGGTTCCATAAGCAAGAGTGTGTCGGGCAAAGGCCCCTTGTGCAAGGACCGTACGTGCGTCATGCCCGTTTCAGGTTTGCGACCGACACCTGACAAGACATCTTTGTGCCGACCTTGCAGTTCGCTTGCGTCCGGGTGCGATGGGGTGGGCGCCAAACACGCGCCGCCTGCCCTTCCTCGCTCTGCACTCCCTGCCCGCGCCATCCGGTCCCGACAACGAAGAAGCCCCGCCAAATCTGGCGGGGCTTTGGATCGTTCAGCAAGTAACCCACGGGTTACCGGTAATTCGGTGGCGACGCCAAGGTGGGTAACCCGTGGGTTACTCCTCGGCCAGGACCGCTTCGAAAGCCTCGATCGCGCGCTGCAACCGCGCCCGGTTGACCGAGGAGAAATCGACATCCGAAAGGATCCGGCATTCGCCCTTGCGGGCGGTGACCTTCGCCTTGCCGACGTGGAATTCGTACTTCACGCTCTTCTCGCGGACCGGCTTTTCCGCCGCAGGGTTGACCGGCGCATCCAGGAACCGCCGCAGCACATTGCCCTGCTCTTCCGCGGACCGCACCGCGCCCAGATCCGACAGAAGCCCCGGCAACGTCTCCGGCGCGGACTGCAGACGCCGCGCGACATCGACGCCCAGGTTGCGCGACACGGCCTTTGGGAAGACCAGCGCATCGCCCAGTTCCTCCAGCAGGAACACGAAGCTGCGGATGTAGCTGCGCTTCATCTTGTGCAGCGAGGCGTAGATCCGGTTGACCAGTTCGCTGGCCTCGTGGTCCCCTTCCTGTGCGGCGATGATCGCCACCTGCGCCATCTCGGCAAAGGACAGATCCTCGCGGATCACGTTCTCTTCCACCATGTCGATATACAGGTCGATCCGGCTGCCCCCGTCCTCGGCCACGCGCGCCACCGCTTCGGCAAACCGGTCGTCGCCGGTTTCGTCGAACAGCTGGCGCAGCGCCGTCAGGCGGCGCCAACCTTTCTTCAGCTGGTAGACGCCGTCGACCGAAAACACCTCGATCGGTTCCTTCTGACCCCGTTCGCGGATCGAGGTCTTGAGTTCCTCCATCTCGTCCGAGGTCGCCACGTCGTCCAGGTTCAGACGGTCGCGCGGCAGGGCATCGGTGCGGATCGTGTCCAGCCGCAGCGACACCAGAACCCGGCCTTCGTCCTGCGCGATGCGCCAGGCCTTGGCGTCGGCCGCGTTCTGGCGGCGCTGCTCGACCAGGCCCTCGGTGCTTTCGCTCAGGCTGCTGGCGGCCTCGCGCACGGCGGCGCCCATGGGGCCGACCTCGCGCCGGCGGGGCTTCGGGGCGGGCGGATCTTCAAGAGGGCCGAAACCGAACTTGTTCCTGCTCATGCCTCAACCTCCGCCTTCTGGCCGCGCCGTTCCCATGCGCCCAGCACGACCTCCTTGAACTCGTC encodes:
- the parB_9 gene encoding Plasmid partitioning protein ParB: MSRNKFGFGPLEDPPAPKPRRREVGPMGAAVREAASSLSESTEGLVEQRRQNAADAKAWRIAQDEGRVLVSLRLDTIRTDALPRDRLNLDDVATSDEMEELKTSIRERGQKEPIEVFSVDGVYQLKKGWRRLTALRQLFDETGDDRFAEAVARVAEDGGSRIDLYIDMVEENVIREDLSFAEMAQVAIIAAQEGDHEASELVNRIYASLHKMKRSYIRSFVFLLEELGDALVFPKAVSRNLGVDVARRLQSAPETLPGLLSDLGAVRSAEEQGNVLRRFLDAPVNPAAEKPVREKSVKYEFHVGKAKVTARKGECRILSDVDFSSVNRARLQRAIEAFEAVLAEE
- the dgdA gene encoding 2,2-dialkylglycine decarboxylase, whose amino-acid sequence is MTRQDQAIVPSDDFWANVDDHVMRYGPTFERKIIDRASGSYVFTEDGQRILDFTSGQMSAVLGHSHPEIVKTVQAQIGRLDHLFSGMLSRPVVDLCTRLGGMVPGLEKTLLLSTGGESNEAAIRLAKVVTGKHEIVAFSRSWHGMTGAAAAATYSAARKGAGPAAIGNIAIPAPHAYRPRFTHADGSLDWQTELDDAFALVDSQSTGSLAAFIAEPILSSGGIIDLPQGYLAALKRKCEERGMLLILDEAQTGMGRTGDMFAFQRDGVVPDILTLSKTLGAGLPLAAVMTSRKIEETAHEKGFVFLTTHVSDPLPAAVGLTVLDIIEREGLMGRARTLGARLQSGLEGLKQRFDCVGDVRGRGLLLGMEIVTDRAGKVPDIAMGDRIAAEAMARGLSMNIVALPAMGAVFRIAPPLTATEDEIDQGIGIMAEAIAAAR
- the gltR_2 gene encoding HTH-type transcriptional regulator GltR, with translation MINLDISLLRSFLTIARTGSIRAAADRVGRTQSAVSLQLKRLEDITGEQLFHRTGSGVTLTISGERFMVGAERILSAHDETLAQIRSQGLRGAISFGCPEDYLTAFFPDLLRRYGQDNPDVEIEIICAPTIELRPMLQQRRIDLALVSVPGTDPTDTFIRREPLVWIASSASPDLLTAPVLPLALAAPKTVDHRLACQVLDAAARPYRIAHASNGLAGLLAIARSGQAISVATRAALPDDLYMIEDGLPALPEIGITLAYATTRPAPPARDFGDFILDHLRRVAPPANAGPQDGAA